Proteins encoded within one genomic window of Candidatus Methylomirabilota bacterium:
- a CDS encoding MarR family winged helix-turn-helix transcriptional regulator yields MARGATIRTTGQDAERLSPCVCSALRMVTRAVTQLYDDALRPSGLRVTQFSILATLAWLGEANLRQLEDRLAIDQTTLTRSLTRLERDGVIERVPHPDGRIKAMRPTAKGRRLLEVARPLWAQAQEQVLREWGPKAWTNARQRLAHLLDVARRHRGQRRGQSSRVPATRRRAPRLWRSSS; encoded by the coding sequence ATGGCTCGAGGCGCGACCATCCGGACGACCGGCCAGGATGCCGAACGGCTGTCCCCCTGTGTTTGCAGCGCCCTGCGCATGGTCACGCGGGCCGTCACCCAGCTGTACGACGACGCCCTGCGACCGAGCGGCCTGCGGGTGACCCAGTTCAGTATCCTCGCGACGCTGGCGTGGCTCGGCGAGGCCAACCTCAGGCAGCTCGAGGACCGGCTCGCCATCGACCAGACGACCCTGACGCGTAGCCTCACCCGCCTCGAGCGGGACGGCGTGATCGAGCGGGTTCCGCACCCCGACGGACGCATCAAGGCCATGCGACCCACCGCCAAGGGGCGACGGCTTCTCGAAGTCGCGCGACCACTCTGGGCCCAGGCGCAAGAGCAAGTACTCCGGGAATGGGGACCGAAGGCCTGGACGAACGCCAGGCAGCGACTGGCCCACTTGCTCGACGTCGCCAGGCGCCATCGAGGCCAGCGGCGCGGGCAGTCCAGCCGCGTGCCGGCAACCCGAAGGCGAGCGCCTCGGTTGTGGCGGTCGTCGAGCTGA
- the trxA gene encoding thioredoxin, producing MDRRRNGAVPETIDLTEQTFDEALGANQGLVMVDFWAEWCGPCRAIAPLLEELAEAPDGRVTLRKVNVDENRGIAARYGIRSIPTILFFRNGQVVDRVVGAAPKAVLQAIVTARA from the coding sequence ATGGATCGAAGGCGGAATGGCGCAGTGCCCGAAACCATCGACCTGACCGAGCAGACCTTCGACGAGGCGCTCGGCGCGAACCAGGGGCTGGTGATGGTGGACTTCTGGGCGGAGTGGTGCGGCCCCTGCCGGGCGATCGCGCCGCTCCTCGAGGAGCTGGCGGAGGCGCCGGACGGCCGGGTGACGCTGAGGAAGGTCAACGTCGACGAGAACCGCGGGATCGCGGCCCGATACGGCATCCGGTCGATCCCGACGATCCTGTTCTTCAGGAACGGCCAGGTCGTCGATCGGGTGGTCGGGGCCGCCCCCAAGGCCGTGCTCCAGGCCATCGTGACCGCGCGCGCCTGA
- a CDS encoding glucose 1-dehydrogenase has translation MGKLEGTVAIVTGASKGIGAAIGKQLAAEGAVVVVNYASSREGADRVVAEIASNHGRAIAVQADVSRPAEIRRLFAETKKVFGRLDILVNNAGVYEFAPLEDVTEEHFHKLFNLNVLGLILASKEAVRYFGAAGGSIINISSIVSTIPPPNAAVYSATKAAVDAVTKSLAKELGARNIRVNAINPGMVETEGVQAAGLAASDFRKQLEAQTPLGRIGQTQDIAPAAVFLASRDAAWITGETLVIAGGLR, from the coding sequence ATGGGGAAGCTCGAGGGCACCGTGGCAATCGTCACCGGCGCGTCCAAGGGGATCGGCGCCGCTATCGGCAAGCAGCTGGCGGCCGAGGGCGCCGTGGTGGTCGTCAACTATGCCTCCAGCAGGGAAGGCGCCGACCGGGTGGTCGCCGAGATCGCGAGCAACCACGGAAGGGCCATTGCCGTTCAGGCCGACGTCTCGAGACCGGCGGAGATCCGCCGTCTCTTCGCTGAGACGAAGAAGGTCTTCGGCCGGCTCGACATTCTGGTCAACAACGCCGGCGTCTACGAGTTCGCCCCGCTCGAGGACGTCACCGAAGAGCACTTCCACAAGCTCTTCAACCTGAACGTGCTCGGCCTGATCCTCGCGTCGAAGGAAGCCGTGAGATATTTCGGCGCCGCGGGCGGCAGCATCATCAACATCAGCTCCATCGTCAGCACCATCCCGCCTCCGAACGCCGCGGTCTACAGCGCCACCAAGGCGGCCGTCGATGCCGTCACCAAGTCACTAGCCAAGGAGCTGGGCGCGCGCAACATTCGAGTGAACGCCATCAACCCCGGCATGGTGGAGACCGAAGGGGTCCAGGCGGCGGGCCTGGCCGCGAGCGACTTCCGCAAACAGCTCGAGGCGCAGACCCCGCTCGGCCGCATCGGCCAGACGCAGGACATTGCGCCGGCCGCCGTCTTCCTCGCCTCCCGAGATGCGGCGTGGATCACCGGCGAGACGCTCGTCATCGCCGGCGGCCTGCGCTGA